A portion of the Bacteroides faecium genome contains these proteins:
- the upp gene encoding uracil phosphoribosyltransferase, translating into MKVIDFSKTNSILNQYISEIRNVEVQNDRLRFRRNIERIGEIMAYEMSKEFTYSVKNVRTPLGTAPVSTPDNQLVISTILRAGLPFHQGFLSYFDGAENAFVSAYRKYKDTLKFDIHIEYIASPRIDDKTLIITDPMLATGGSMELSYQAMLTKGHPAEIHVASIIASQQAIDHIKNIFPEDKTTIWCAAIDPEINEHSYIVPGLGDAGDLAYGEKE; encoded by the coding sequence ATGAAAGTAATTGATTTTAGCAAAACAAATTCGATTCTAAACCAGTACATATCCGAAATCAGAAATGTAGAAGTTCAGAATGACCGCCTGCGTTTCCGCCGCAATATAGAGCGTATCGGAGAAATCATGGCCTACGAAATGAGCAAGGAGTTTACGTACTCGGTAAAGAATGTCCGGACACCACTGGGCACCGCTCCGGTCAGCACACCGGACAACCAATTAGTAATCAGCACTATTCTGCGTGCCGGGCTTCCCTTTCACCAGGGCTTTCTGAGCTACTTTGACGGAGCGGAAAACGCATTCGTTTCTGCCTACCGCAAATACAAGGATACGTTGAAATTCGATATACATATAGAATATATCGCTTCGCCGCGTATCGACGACAAAACGCTGATTATCACCGACCCTATGCTGGCAACGGGCGGTAGCATGGAACTTAGTTACCAGGCAATGCTGACCAAAGGTCATCCCGCCGAGATTCACGTAGCTTCTATTATCGCCAGCCAACAGGCCATCGACCATATAAAAAATATATTCCCCGAAGACAAAACTACCATTTGGTGTGCGGCTATCGACCCCGAAATCAACGAACATTCTTATATTGTTCCCGGATTGGGCGACGCAGGCGACCTTGCCTACGGAGAAAAAGAATAA